In one Vicinamibacterales bacterium genomic region, the following are encoded:
- a CDS encoding alpha-hydroxy-acid oxidizing protein — protein sequence MATTSRRDWLQRATAPGGRPDAQATTAGPRVAPRDGLVNVFEFEAEATKALGPDRARLVAGSDRAAFDRITFRPRMMVNCLELDQSVELVGVRMFAPILAGPIADPRRFHPEAEAAVLRGAGAAKAAVVLNAGGAPGIDVLAAAHPSVPMLVQVFAGDDAGATRARLAEAEHAGCKAVVVTVGPTDTLARPRRRIDWAAVDRVTREVSLPVVVKGIASVDEARAALSHGARGLVVSTYGQAESSSQPAPLDLIAPIVEAVSGRVPVLADGGFRRGTDVMKALAFGATAVLVARPIAWGLAAYGADGVQGVLETLQTELGRVMACCGTPTLSAIGPAVVKRHRTV from the coding sequence ATGGCGACCACGAGCAGGCGGGACTGGCTGCAGCGGGCCACGGCGCCCGGCGGGCGGCCCGATGCCCAGGCGACGACAGCGGGGCCGCGCGTCGCTCCGCGCGACGGCCTCGTCAACGTCTTCGAGTTCGAGGCCGAGGCCACCAAGGCGCTCGGCCCGGATCGCGCGCGCCTCGTCGCCGGTAGCGATCGCGCGGCGTTCGATCGCATCACGTTCCGGCCGCGGATGATGGTGAACTGCCTGGAGCTCGACCAGTCGGTCGAGCTCGTCGGCGTCCGGATGTTCGCGCCGATCCTGGCCGGGCCGATCGCGGATCCGCGCCGGTTCCACCCGGAGGCCGAGGCGGCGGTGCTGCGCGGCGCCGGGGCCGCGAAGGCCGCCGTGGTGCTGAACGCGGGTGGGGCGCCCGGCATCGACGTCCTGGCCGCGGCCCATCCATCGGTGCCGATGCTCGTCCAGGTGTTCGCCGGTGACGACGCCGGGGCCACCCGCGCGCGCCTCGCCGAGGCCGAGCACGCGGGCTGCAAGGCCGTGGTCGTCACGGTCGGCCCGACCGACACCCTGGCCCGCCCGCGCCGGCGCATCGACTGGGCCGCGGTGGACCGCGTGACGCGCGAGGTCTCGCTGCCGGTCGTGGTGAAGGGCATCGCGTCGGTGGACGAGGCCCGCGCCGCCCTGTCGCACGGCGCCCGCGGTCTCGTCGTCTCCACCTACGGCCAGGCCGAATCGTCGAGTCAGCCCGCGCCGCTCGACCTCATCGCCCCGATCGTGGAGGCCGTGAGCGGCCGCGTCCCCGTGCTCGCCGACGGCGGCTTCAGGCGCGGCACCGACGTCATGAAGGCGCTGGCGTTCGGCGCGACGGCCGTGCTCGTCGCGCGGCCCATCGCCTGGGGACTGGCCGCCTACGGCGCCGACGGCGTCCAGGGCGTGCTGGAGACGCTCCAGACCGAGCTTGGACGAGTGATGGCGTGCTGCGGCACGCCCACCCTGTCGGCGATCGGTCCGGCCGTCGTGAAGCGGCATCGCACGGTTTGA
- a CDS encoding GNAT family N-acetyltransferase has protein sequence MTDTPDPHGSTSPSDRRHAEVRRATADDIAALVPLVCDYWVFEGLSGFDASHVAGALAQLLSDGRLGAVWLARIDGAAVGYLIAVYVFSLEHLGLTAELDELYVGPDHRASGVGASLLRAAEAAAAEAGCTNVSLQLGRHNDGARRFYVRHGYSDRQGFDLLEKPFAPHPD, from the coding sequence ATGACCGACACCCCCGATCCGCACGGATCGACGTCCCCATCCGACCGACGGCACGCGGAGGTCCGGCGCGCGACGGCGGACGACATCGCGGCGCTGGTACCGCTGGTGTGCGACTACTGGGTGTTCGAAGGCCTGTCGGGATTCGACGCCTCGCACGTCGCAGGCGCGCTGGCCCAGCTGCTCTCAGACGGCCGGCTCGGCGCCGTGTGGCTCGCGCGGATCGACGGCGCAGCCGTGGGCTATCTCATCGCCGTCTACGTGTTCAGCCTGGAACACCTCGGCCTCACGGCCGAGCTCGACGAGTTGTACGTGGGGCCGGACCATCGCGCGAGCGGCGTCGGCGCGTCGCTGCTCAGGGCCGCCGAGGCCGCCGCCGCCGAGGCCGGGTGCACGAACGTGTCGCTCCAGCTCGGCCGGCACAACGACGGCGCGCGACGGTTCTACGTCCGGCACGGCTACTCGGACAGACAAGGCTTCGATCTGCTCGAAAAGCCCTTCGCGCCGCATCCGGACTGA
- a CDS encoding DinB family protein, which translates to MLTMLRDLNGHKGHANAALLTEVGRHPAAASDPEMLRLLHHVLLANRFWLLTVLGEPFDVEQESLAAPTFEALVARYAGTQSREDTWLANATAGDLDRTLASPLVPGGGCTVAQAFLQVSLHSHGHRAQAASRLRHVGGTPPATDFILWLATRPRPTWPSGRE; encoded by the coding sequence ATGCTCACGATGCTGCGCGACCTGAACGGACACAAAGGCCACGCCAATGCCGCGCTCCTGACGGAGGTGGGCCGGCATCCGGCGGCGGCCTCCGATCCGGAGATGCTGCGCCTGCTCCATCACGTCCTGCTGGCGAATCGCTTCTGGCTGCTCACGGTGCTCGGCGAGCCGTTCGACGTGGAGCAGGAGTCCCTCGCGGCGCCGACCTTCGAGGCCCTCGTCGCGCGATACGCGGGGACGCAGTCGCGCGAAGACACCTGGCTCGCCAACGCGACGGCAGGCGACCTCGACCGGACGCTCGCCAGTCCGCTCGTGCCGGGCGGCGGATGCACGGTCGCGCAGGCGTTCCTGCAGGTGAGCCTGCACTCGCACGGCCACCGCGCCCAGGCCGCCTCGCGCCTGCGGCACGTCGGCGGCACGCCGCCGGCCACGGACTTCATCCTGTGGCTGGCCACACGCCCCCGGCCCACCTGGCCATCCGGCCGCGAGTGA
- a CDS encoding ammonia-forming cytochrome c nitrite reductase subunit c552 — protein sequence MSGVAATVLLLLWAWALTGVRAEPAPRQGAQASSPTRIPRAGAGGDLVGADVCAECHEEAHEAWSAARHSRMIQRASRASVVGDFRQAELRLHGDPFRFREADGGFYITESRWSGAPVEHKVELTLGSRRIQHYLTTVDHGRIVVLPPAWDVERKAWFDSVEIIRPDEGDTQVVQQWNKNCVGCHVSEQDNRYDPATRTYATTWRDEGTTCERCHGPGREHVERYRAATGPAPPGATGIVRPTRLTPPRSTAVCAQCHSLRDRAAPGFRAGEAYDDYFVLKLEYTPRKEQDPVYWADGRPRRFSNDAAGLWQSQCYLRGGATCVTCHDGHAPNVDRHEELAPANTALCTRCHEAIGRDVAGHTKHAAASAGSACVECHMPREVVSIKARIRDHTIGVPTPENTVKYGIPNACTTCHTTESAAWAVARMAAWWPEGRRRRNVARAAAFTEGREARPDALPKLVAIAADPAEGPLSRANALGYLRAYDDPRAVAALGHALASEEPLLRMVAASSVTQPALQPALLRALGDSSRSVRLAALVSLVNLGTPLATPGDTVRFRSVSGEFAAQAAEHEDDAATQTDLGLVHLLNGRLEPASAALSIAMDLSPKFPGAAFFLGLVRMGQHRAEDARRLLARVPAADPFYAMARARLKQLEGQERR from the coding sequence ATGTCCGGCGTCGCCGCGACCGTCCTGCTGCTCCTCTGGGCATGGGCGCTGACGGGAGTGCGGGCGGAGCCGGCGCCGCGTCAGGGGGCCCAGGCCTCGTCGCCGACGCGGATCCCCCGGGCGGGCGCCGGTGGGGACCTCGTCGGGGCGGACGTCTGTGCGGAGTGCCACGAAGAGGCGCACGAGGCGTGGAGCGCGGCCCGGCACAGCCGGATGATCCAGCGAGCCAGCCGCGCGAGCGTCGTCGGCGACTTCCGGCAGGCGGAACTGAGGCTGCACGGCGACCCGTTCCGGTTCCGCGAGGCCGACGGCGGCTTCTACATCACCGAGTCGCGGTGGAGCGGCGCGCCGGTGGAGCACAAGGTGGAGCTGACGCTCGGCAGCCGCCGCATCCAGCACTACCTCACGACCGTCGACCACGGCCGCATCGTGGTCCTGCCGCCCGCCTGGGACGTCGAACGCAAGGCGTGGTTCGACAGCGTCGAGATCATCCGGCCCGACGAAGGCGACACGCAGGTCGTGCAGCAGTGGAACAAGAACTGCGTCGGCTGCCACGTGAGCGAGCAGGACAACCGCTACGACCCGGCGACCCGGACCTACGCCACGACCTGGCGCGACGAAGGCACGACCTGCGAGCGGTGCCATGGGCCCGGCCGCGAACACGTCGAGCGCTACCGCGCCGCGACGGGCCCGGCGCCGCCAGGGGCGACCGGCATCGTCCGGCCGACCCGCCTGACGCCGCCGCGGAGCACGGCCGTGTGCGCCCAGTGCCACTCGCTGCGCGACCGGGCGGCACCGGGCTTCCGGGCCGGCGAGGCGTACGACGACTACTTCGTCCTGAAGCTGGAATACACGCCGCGCAAGGAGCAGGATCCCGTCTACTGGGCCGACGGGCGGCCCCGGCGTTTTTCGAACGACGCCGCGGGCCTCTGGCAGAGCCAGTGCTACCTGCGCGGCGGCGCCACTTGCGTCACCTGCCACGACGGCCACGCGCCGAACGTGGACCGCCACGAGGAGCTCGCGCCCGCGAACACGGCGCTGTGCACGCGCTGCCACGAGGCCATCGGCCGGGACGTGGCCGGGCACACGAAGCATGCCGCGGCGAGCGCCGGGAGCGCGTGCGTGGAGTGCCACATGCCGCGCGAGGTCGTGAGCATCAAGGCCCGGATCCGCGATCACACGATCGGCGTGCCGACGCCCGAGAACACGGTGAAGTACGGCATCCCCAACGCCTGCACGACCTGTCATACGACCGAGTCCGCGGCGTGGGCCGTTGCGCGCATGGCGGCATGGTGGCCCGAGGGACGGCGGCGCCGGAACGTGGCGCGCGCCGCGGCGTTCACCGAGGGCCGGGAGGCGAGGCCCGACGCCCTGCCGAAGCTCGTCGCGATCGCGGCGGATCCGGCGGAGGGCCCGCTGTCGCGCGCCAACGCGCTGGGCTACCTGCGTGCGTACGACGACCCGCGTGCGGTGGCCGCGCTCGGACACGCGCTGGCCAGCGAGGAGCCGCTGCTGCGGATGGTCGCCGCGTCGAGCGTGACGCAGCCGGCGCTGCAGCCCGCGCTCCTTCGGGCCCTCGGGGACTCCAGCCGATCGGTCCGCCTCGCGGCGCTCGTGTCGCTCGTCAACCTGGGCACGCCGCTCGCGACGCCCGGCGACACGGTGCGCTTCCGGTCCGTGAGCGGCGAATTCGCGGCCCAGGCCGCCGAACACGAGGACGATGCGGCGACGCAGACCGACCTCGGCCTGGTCCACCTGCTGAACGGACGCCTGGAGCCCGCGTCGGCCGCGCTGTCGATCGCCATGGATCTCTCCCCGAAATTCCCGGGGGCCGCGTTCTTCCTGGGCCTGGTGCGGATGGGCCAGCACCGTGCCGAGGACGCCCGACGCCTGCTGGCGCGCGTTCCGGCCGCGGACCCGTTCTACGCGATGGCCCGTGCGCGCCTGAAGCAACTGGAAGGGCAGGAGCGGCGATGA
- a CDS encoding carboxypeptidase regulatory-like domain-containing protein has product MRWKLIRLVAIAGVAALMAMPAYAQITQGRITGTVSDAQGGVLPGVTVTATSPALIGVRTTVSQADGNYMFPALPTGVYKLTFELEGFKKVERENISVTLGQTISFDAKLEVGGLTESITVTGDSPLVDTSTTKIGTSLKGDALIAVPNSTDVWGALSEAPGVRMQGFDVGGSHKSQQSGYESFGIQNQARVVSDGIDHTEGVGGTGFYEDYYANEEVSVSALGADVEMNSGGAAIVTTIKSGGNEFKGLYNYSYEDGSWVGTNAAPNDMKDRGYTCPNDGTGNPSCLNPNLIYYEGHADLGGPIMRDKVWFYAAYNHFKIDKQVSGVAQSIATDLGIFDNYTAKATAKVGQNNTFIGYFQQGRKQKPKRGLSTLLPPESVRAQDSYSRMYKGEYQRVVSDRAFFNLNVGNFTLDWPMVVKVDPANSPPKLFRTTNAVAGAGWNAFSTYRKKPQVKAQLTYYLPEKAGSHDFKFGFESILDSYRYGHNGTSGQIRYSYPCASAAACGPDRIRFVDTGASSDYGSGWTVGPNTDLHYAAYIQDRWAPNAKLTFTLGLRMDYQKVGYGDAVRKPLITDVAPDGTPIFPASTNVQAATILSNTNLAPRLGATYDVHGDGKFVLKAFYGRYYNNLADGFSAINPGGQSIAEYNFLDQNGNQRYDGPSELGSLRLRVGADSTPVDKNFKTPSTEEISGSMEFQLPGESSARFTYVRKNHYNFASFYGTNLVSAWVGQVNVPTTQVVDATGQTLQLLDVPDSLADSTDGMYGNYPGGTFHYDTVEVAYSKRLHNFFVQTSADYQWRTDFRAASQVSTSPLSADPIGINFEFTPNPNAPNLQDTTVWHYQFLGRYTFPFDIGVAANWRLQSGFPYSPIVSDGGTSPGLNLSNFGAPFFLQNLSENRSDNVSLVNLRVDKSFQTGKLRWTGMLDIYNLLNQDAVTNFNLTLGPTYKRVIATLDPRVFQAGIRLEF; this is encoded by the coding sequence ATGAGGTGGAAACTGATTCGTCTCGTCGCGATCGCCGGCGTCGCCGCGCTGATGGCGATGCCGGCGTACGCACAGATCACGCAAGGCCGCATCACCGGCACGGTCAGTGACGCGCAGGGCGGCGTGCTCCCGGGCGTCACGGTGACGGCCACGTCGCCGGCCCTCATCGGCGTCAGGACCACGGTGAGCCAGGCCGACGGCAACTACATGTTCCCGGCGCTGCCGACGGGCGTCTACAAGCTGACGTTCGAGCTCGAGGGCTTCAAGAAGGTCGAACGCGAGAACATCAGCGTGACGCTCGGCCAGACGATCTCCTTCGACGCCAAGCTCGAGGTGGGCGGCCTCACCGAGAGCATCACGGTCACGGGCGACTCGCCGCTCGTGGACACGTCCACCACGAAGATCGGCACGAGCCTGAAGGGCGACGCCCTCATCGCGGTGCCCAACTCCACCGACGTCTGGGGCGCGCTCTCGGAGGCGCCCGGCGTCCGCATGCAGGGCTTCGACGTGGGCGGCAGCCACAAGAGCCAGCAATCGGGCTACGAGAGCTTCGGCATCCAGAACCAGGCGCGCGTCGTCTCCGACGGCATCGACCACACCGAGGGCGTGGGCGGCACGGGCTTCTACGAGGACTACTACGCGAACGAGGAGGTCTCGGTCAGCGCGCTCGGCGCGGACGTGGAGATGAACTCGGGCGGCGCCGCGATCGTGACGACGATCAAGAGCGGCGGCAACGAGTTCAAGGGCCTGTACAACTACAGCTACGAGGACGGCAGCTGGGTGGGCACGAACGCGGCCCCGAATGACATGAAGGATCGCGGCTACACCTGCCCCAACGACGGCACGGGCAATCCGTCCTGCCTGAACCCCAACCTGATCTACTACGAAGGGCACGCGGACCTGGGCGGCCCGATCATGCGCGACAAGGTCTGGTTCTACGCGGCCTACAACCACTTCAAGATCGACAAGCAGGTGTCCGGCGTGGCGCAGAGCATCGCCACGGACCTCGGCATCTTCGACAACTACACCGCGAAGGCCACGGCCAAGGTCGGCCAGAACAACACCTTCATCGGCTACTTCCAGCAGGGCCGGAAGCAGAAGCCGAAGCGCGGCCTCTCCACCCTGCTGCCGCCCGAGTCGGTGCGCGCTCAGGACAGCTACTCGCGGATGTACAAGGGCGAGTACCAGCGCGTGGTCAGCGACCGCGCCTTCTTCAACCTGAACGTCGGCAACTTCACGCTCGACTGGCCGATGGTCGTGAAGGTGGATCCGGCCAACAGCCCGCCGAAGCTGTTCCGGACCACGAACGCCGTGGCCGGCGCCGGCTGGAACGCCTTCTCCACCTACCGCAAGAAGCCGCAGGTCAAGGCTCAGCTCACCTACTACCTGCCCGAGAAGGCCGGCAGCCACGACTTCAAGTTCGGGTTCGAGAGCATCCTGGACTCGTACCGCTACGGCCACAACGGCACGTCCGGGCAGATCCGCTACTCGTACCCGTGCGCGAGCGCGGCGGCGTGCGGTCCCGACCGCATCCGCTTCGTGGATACCGGTGCGTCGAGTGACTATGGTTCCGGCTGGACCGTGGGCCCGAACACGGACCTGCACTACGCCGCCTACATCCAGGACCGGTGGGCGCCGAACGCCAAGCTCACCTTCACGCTCGGCCTCCGGATGGACTACCAGAAGGTCGGCTACGGCGACGCGGTGCGCAAGCCCCTCATCACGGACGTCGCGCCCGACGGCACCCCGATCTTCCCGGCCTCGACCAACGTGCAGGCCGCCACGATCCTGTCGAACACGAACCTGGCCCCGCGGCTGGGCGCCACCTACGACGTCCACGGCGACGGCAAGTTCGTGCTGAAGGCTTTCTACGGCCGCTACTACAACAACCTGGCCGATGGCTTCTCGGCCATCAACCCGGGCGGCCAGTCGATTGCCGAGTACAACTTCCTCGATCAGAACGGCAACCAGCGCTACGACGGCCCGAGCGAGCTCGGCTCGCTGCGCCTGCGCGTCGGCGCCGACAGCACGCCCGTGGACAAGAACTTCAAGACGCCCTCCACCGAGGAGATCAGCGGGTCGATGGAGTTCCAGCTGCCGGGTGAATCATCCGCGCGGTTCACCTACGTCCGGAAGAACCACTACAACTTCGCGTCGTTCTACGGCACGAACCTCGTCTCGGCGTGGGTCGGTCAGGTGAACGTGCCCACCACGCAGGTGGTGGACGCCACCGGGCAGACGCTGCAGCTGCTCGACGTGCCGGACAGCCTCGCGGACTCGACCGACGGCATGTACGGCAACTACCCCGGCGGCACCTTCCACTACGACACCGTGGAGGTCGCCTACTCCAAGCGCCTGCACAACTTCTTCGTACAGACGAGCGCCGACTACCAGTGGCGCACCGACTTCCGCGCCGCGTCGCAGGTCAGCACGAGCCCGCTGTCGGCCGACCCGATCGGGATCAACTTCGAGTTCACGCCGAACCCGAACGCCCCGAACCTGCAGGACACCACGGTGTGGCACTACCAGTTCCTGGGCCGCTACACCTTCCCCTTCGACATCGGCGTGGCCGCCAACTGGCGTCTGCAGAGCGGGTTCCCGTACTCGCCGATCGTCTCCGACGGCGGCACGTCGCCGGGCCTGAACCTGTCGAACTTCGGCGCGCCGTTCTTCCTCCAGAACCTGAGCGAGAACCGGTCCGACAACGTCAGCCTGGTGAACCTCCGCGTCGACAAGTCGTTCCAGACGGGCAAGCTGCGCTGGACGGGCATGCTCGACATCTACAACCTGCTCAACCAGGACGCGGTGACGAACTTCAACCTCACCCTGGGCCCGACCTACAAGCGCGTGATCGCCACGCTCGACCCGCGCGTCTTCCAGGCGGGCATCCGGCTGGAGTTCTAA
- a CDS encoding sulfatase-like hydrolase/transferase, with protein MNRRQGVPWAVVLALGGLAAAGCRSAPAAPEPARGPAMRGANVLLVTIDTLRADVVGAYGHPGGLTPHLDRLAAEGARFETAYAHVPLTLPSHTSLMTGAYPFVNGVRDNGSFRFDGRRPTLATTLERAGYRTGAFVASFVLDARFGLNAGFDVYDGAARPRAIGGDLSVLERPADEVVTAALGWLGTPGPSPQPWFAWVHFYDPHDPYEPPEPFRTRFAGDPYAGEVAFADAELGRLLDALRERRWLDSTLVVVAADHGEALGEHQERTHGLFAYDATLRVPLVVWGPPAVSAGVVRGPARLVDVMPTVLDLVGVTGEAVSGRSLAPSFASGRVADDPGVYFEALNASFTRHWAPLTGLIAGGLKFIDLPIPELYDLAADPSESRNLFEARRADATPIARRLNALKAGAAPAAPQAVDRETERRLRALGYVASSAPAADRAYTEADDPKALIGLHTSLEEALAALKAGRTPEAERLLTRLIEARADFTVAYDRLAQLYRDTGRLRQAIATLDRAAKAGAADAGSLAALGGYLQEAGDLTRSVEVLEAARQMNPSEMEVYEKLGVTYTRIGRFDEAHRMFDHLLTVAPDSATTLNNKGSLLLAERRWAEAGESLKRAIAIDPSMANAHNGLGVVYAQQGDFARAIAEWQRALTLRPDLRDARDNIAKARALLEKR; from the coding sequence ATGAACCGACGGCAGGGCGTGCCGTGGGCGGTCGTGCTGGCGCTGGGCGGCCTGGCGGCCGCCGGATGCCGCTCCGCGCCGGCGGCGCCCGAACCCGCGCGCGGCCCCGCCATGCGGGGCGCGAACGTCCTCCTCGTCACCATCGACACCCTGCGGGCCGACGTGGTCGGCGCCTACGGCCATCCCGGTGGGCTCACGCCGCACCTCGACAGGCTCGCCGCCGAGGGCGCTCGCTTCGAGACGGCCTATGCCCACGTGCCGCTGACGCTGCCGTCGCACACGTCCCTCATGACCGGGGCGTATCCCTTCGTCAACGGCGTTCGCGACAACGGCTCCTTCCGCTTCGACGGCCGCCGGCCCACGCTGGCGACGACGCTCGAGCGGGCCGGCTACCGCACGGGCGCCTTCGTGGCGTCGTTCGTGCTGGACGCCAGGTTCGGGCTGAACGCGGGCTTCGACGTCTACGACGGCGCGGCGCGACCGCGCGCCATCGGGGGCGACCTGTCGGTCCTGGAGCGGCCGGCCGACGAGGTGGTGACGGCGGCGCTCGGCTGGCTGGGTACGCCGGGGCCGAGCCCGCAGCCGTGGTTCGCCTGGGTCCACTTCTACGATCCCCACGACCCGTACGAGCCGCCGGAGCCGTTCCGCACGCGGTTCGCCGGCGACCCGTACGCGGGCGAGGTCGCGTTCGCCGACGCCGAGCTCGGCCGTCTCCTGGATGCACTCCGTGAGCGCCGATGGCTCGACTCGACGCTCGTCGTCGTGGCCGCCGACCACGGCGAGGCGCTGGGCGAGCACCAGGAACGGACGCATGGCCTCTTTGCCTACGACGCCACCCTCCGCGTGCCGCTCGTCGTCTGGGGCCCTCCAGCGGTGTCGGCCGGCGTCGTGCGGGGACCGGCGCGGCTCGTGGACGTCATGCCGACCGTGCTGGATCTCGTCGGCGTGACCGGGGAGGCCGTCAGCGGCCGGAGCCTCGCGCCGTCGTTCGCCTCCGGCCGCGTCGCCGACGACCCGGGCGTCTACTTCGAAGCCCTGAACGCCAGCTTCACCCGGCACTGGGCGCCGCTCACGGGCCTCATCGCGGGCGGACTGAAGTTCATCGACCTCCCGATTCCCGAGCTGTACGACCTGGCCGCCGACCCGTCGGAGAGCCGGAACCTGTTCGAGGCCCGCCGCGCCGACGCCACGCCAATCGCCCGGCGGCTGAACGCGCTGAAGGCCGGCGCCGCGCCGGCCGCGCCGCAGGCCGTCGACCGCGAGACCGAACGGCGGCTGCGGGCGCTGGGGTACGTGGCCTCGTCGGCTCCGGCGGCGGACCGTGCCTACACGGAGGCTGACGATCCCAAGGCCCTCATCGGCCTGCACACGTCCCTCGAAGAGGCGCTCGCGGCCCTGAAGGCGGGCCGCACCCCGGAGGCGGAGCGCCTGCTCACGCGGCTCATCGAGGCGCGGGCCGACTTCACGGTGGCCTATGACCGCCTCGCGCAGCTCTACAGGGACACCGGCCGGCTCCGTCAGGCCATCGCCACGCTGGATCGCGCGGCGAAGGCCGGCGCGGCGGACGCGGGCTCGCTGGCCGCGCTTGGCGGCTACTTGCAGGAGGCGGGTGATCTCACCCGATCCGTCGAGGTCCTGGAGGCCGCCCGGCAGATGAACCCGTCGGAGATGGAGGTGTACGAGAAGCTCGGCGTGACCTACACGCGGATCGGGCGGTTCGACGAGGCGCACCGGATGTTCGATCACCTGCTGACGGTGGCGCCGGATTCGGCCACCACCCTGAACAACAAGGGCTCGCTGCTCCTGGCCGAGCGGCGGTGGGCCGAGGCGGGTGAGAGCCTGAAGCGGGCCATCGCGATCGATCCCTCCATGGCCAATGCGCACAACGGCCTGGGCGTGGTCTACGCGCAGCAGGGCGACTTCGCGCGCGCGATCGCCGAGTGGCAGCGGGCGCTGACCCTGCGTCCCGACCTCCGTGACGCGCGCGACAACATCGCCAAGGCGCGGGCGTTGCTGGAGAAGCGGTAG
- a CDS encoding DUF2064 domain-containing protein: protein MTASRPAVAMLARAPGADGKTRLTASLDHAAATALRTAIFLDTLDAALSLEWPVHVFVTPRGEAEAVAVLAAADPAIAPARSRLYVRPQADGDLGARMTDAIAGTLGAGHDVAVLVGSDIPDLPIRAVAAAAAAVARAGRGTLVAGPAEDGGFYLLAAAEAGAAATAFAGMTWGHDGVLAGITGRAVAGGGAVALVDRWHDLDAPGDLERLIAAGGLAARRTRAVARAIPRYNSRRD from the coding sequence ATGACGGCGTCGCGTCCGGCCGTCGCGATGCTGGCGCGCGCGCCCGGCGCCGACGGCAAGACCCGCCTCACCGCGTCGCTCGACCACGCGGCGGCGACGGCGCTGCGGACGGCCATTTTCCTCGACACCCTCGACGCCGCGCTCTCGCTCGAGTGGCCCGTCCACGTGTTCGTCACCCCCCGCGGCGAGGCGGAGGCCGTGGCCGTCCTCGCGGCGGCCGATCCCGCCATCGCGCCCGCGCGTTCGCGGCTGTACGTTCGGCCGCAGGCCGACGGCGATCTTGGCGCCCGGATGACGGACGCCATCGCCGGAACGCTCGGCGCCGGCCATGACGTGGCCGTCCTCGTGGGCTCGGACATTCCCGACCTGCCGATCCGGGCCGTGGCCGCCGCGGCCGCGGCCGTGGCGCGCGCAGGGCGGGGCACGCTGGTGGCGGGTCCGGCCGAGGACGGCGGCTTCTACCTGCTCGCGGCCGCCGAGGCCGGCGCCGCCGCCACCGCCTTCGCGGGGATGACGTGGGGGCACGACGGCGTGCTGGCCGGCATCACCGGGCGGGCGGTGGCCGGCGGCGGCGCCGTCGCCCTCGTGGACCGGTGGCACGATCTCGACGCCCCGGGCGACCTCGAGCGCCTGATCGCGGCCGGCGGCCTGGCGGCGCGGCGCACGCGAGCCGTGGCGCGCGCGATTCCGCGGTACAATTCGCGGCGTGACTGA
- the msrQ gene encoding protein-methionine-sulfoxide reductase heme-binding subunit MsrQ, with protein MTQTQFVRRVAKPLVFAAALAPAGWLVYNAFWGDLGVNPVETITNQTGIWTLRFLVLTLAITPARWLTGVNPLTLFRRPLGLFAFFYGTLHFMTYFVLDQSLVFAGVWEDVVKRPYITAGFTAFVLMIPLAITSTTGWIRRLGGRNWNLLHRLVYVSALGGALHYFWKVKLDTTNPVYYFAVVGVLLAVRVWKTTARRQAAAPVGGARVPRQA; from the coding sequence ATGACCCAGACCCAGTTCGTCCGTCGCGTCGCCAAGCCTCTGGTCTTCGCGGCGGCGCTCGCGCCGGCCGGCTGGCTGGTCTACAACGCGTTCTGGGGTGACCTGGGCGTCAATCCGGTCGAGACGATCACCAACCAGACCGGCATCTGGACGCTGCGCTTCCTGGTGCTCACCCTGGCGATCACGCCGGCGCGCTGGCTCACGGGCGTGAATCCGCTCACGCTCTTCCGGCGGCCCCTGGGGCTCTTCGCGTTCTTCTACGGCACGCTGCACTTCATGACGTACTTCGTCCTGGATCAGTCGCTGGTGTTCGCCGGCGTCTGGGAGGACGTGGTGAAGCGGCCGTACATCACGGCCGGCTTCACGGCCTTCGTGCTGATGATCCCGCTGGCGATCACGTCGACCACGGGCTGGATCCGGCGCCTCGGCGGCCGGAACTGGAACCTGCTGCACCGCCTCGTCTACGTGAGCGCGCTCGGCGGGGCCCTCCACTACTTCTGGAAGGTCAAGCTCGACACGACCAATCCCGTCTACTACTTCGCCGTGGTCGGCGTCCTGCTGGCGGTGCGCGTCTGGAAGACGACGGCCAGGCGCCAGGCCGCCGCGCCCGTCGGCGGCGCCCGCGTGCCGCGCCAGGCCTGA